The Ignatzschineria rhizosphaerae genome contains a region encoding:
- the parE gene encoding DNA topoisomerase IV subunit B, which translates to MSQNHYTSSSIEVLSGLDPVRKRPGMYTDTSRPNHILQEVIDNSVDEALAGHATEVIVTLYKDGFLGVKDNGRGMPIDIHPEHGVSGVELILATLHAGGKFNSDNYQYSGGLHGVGVSVVNALSKELEVTVNRDGAVHRITFKDGYKASELEVIGQVGQRNTGTEIRFLPDEKYFDTPKIAKKSLCDLLKAKAILCAGLKITLIDENAKEEEAVTVWRYESGIEEYLYDALNEIDYLPKEIIFGEFKGDGEEVIWGLAWSEVGAPIMTESYVNLIPTMLGGTHVNGLKSGLTEALRDFCEQRSLLPRGVRITPEDTFSHLNFLLSVKMQEPQFSGQTKERLSSRSIASFINGAVKDFFILWLNKHVEEAEAIAELVISTAQARLKSSKAVVRKRVSQGPKLPGKLADCVSTDVNETELFLVEGDSAGGSAKQARDRDTQAVMALRGKILNTWEVPTSEILASSEIHDISVAIGVDPNDEKLDELRYGKICILADADSDGLHIATLICALFLKHFPKLVEAGHVFVALPPLYRIDVGKEVFYALDEAEKDAILKKHENSRGQKSVTRFKGLGEMNPIQLRETTMSVDTRRLVQLVAPNVEEKQVTETETMLDFVIDSEALEDTTNPIEVFDKLLARNQRQERKEWIESNHFHQEV; encoded by the coding sequence ATGAGTCAAAATCACTATACATCGAGTTCGATAGAAGTCCTTTCAGGACTTGATCCTGTGCGTAAACGCCCAGGAATGTATACCGATACGAGCCGCCCTAATCATATTTTGCAAGAAGTCATTGATAACTCGGTAGATGAGGCGCTTGCAGGGCATGCAACAGAAGTAATAGTGACACTCTATAAAGATGGCTTTCTTGGCGTTAAAGATAATGGCCGCGGAATGCCGATAGATATTCACCCAGAGCATGGCGTGAGTGGTGTGGAGCTGATTTTAGCAACGCTTCATGCGGGCGGGAAATTTAATAGCGATAACTATCAATACTCAGGTGGTCTTCATGGGGTTGGAGTTTCCGTTGTGAATGCGCTCTCAAAAGAGTTAGAAGTAACTGTCAATCGTGATGGTGCTGTGCATCGCATTACCTTTAAAGATGGTTATAAAGCCTCAGAACTTGAAGTCATTGGGCAAGTAGGCCAGCGTAATACCGGAACAGAGATTCGCTTTTTACCAGATGAAAAGTATTTTGATACCCCTAAAATTGCGAAGAAATCATTATGTGATCTTTTAAAGGCGAAAGCGATTCTTTGTGCAGGATTAAAGATTACGCTGATTGATGAGAATGCCAAAGAAGAGGAAGCCGTTACGGTTTGGCGCTATGAGTCTGGTATTGAAGAGTATCTTTACGATGCGTTAAATGAGATTGATTATCTGCCTAAAGAGATTATTTTTGGGGAGTTTAAAGGCGATGGCGAAGAAGTTATTTGGGGGCTTGCTTGGAGTGAAGTTGGCGCGCCTATTATGACAGAAAGCTATGTGAACTTGATTCCGACCATGTTGGGTGGAACGCATGTTAATGGCTTAAAGTCAGGACTTACAGAAGCACTTCGTGATTTTTGTGAGCAACGAAGCCTCTTGCCTAGAGGCGTGCGAATTACGCCGGAAGATACATTTTCACATCTTAACTTTCTTCTCTCTGTAAAAATGCAAGAGCCACAGTTCTCAGGGCAGACGAAAGAGCGTTTAAGCTCTAGAAGTATCGCAAGTTTTATTAATGGCGCTGTGAAAGATTTCTTTATCCTTTGGCTTAACAAGCATGTAGAAGAAGCAGAAGCGATTGCAGAATTAGTGATTTCAACAGCGCAGGCGAGGCTTAAAAGTTCTAAAGCGGTTGTTCGTAAGCGTGTATCTCAAGGGCCAAAACTTCCAGGGAAGCTCGCAGATTGCGTGAGTACAGATGTCAATGAAACAGAGCTTTTCTTAGTGGAAGGGGATTCAGCTGGGGGATCGGCAAAGCAGGCTCGTGATCGTGATACGCAGGCTGTTATGGCGCTTCGTGGGAAAATTTTAAATACATGGGAAGTGCCAACGAGTGAGATTTTAGCATCAAGTGAGATTCACGATATTTCTGTTGCAATAGGGGTTGATCCTAATGATGAAAAATTGGATGAGCTTCGCTATGGCAAGATCTGTATCTTAGCTGACGCTGACTCTGATGGGTTACATATTGCAACGCTTATCTGCGCATTATTCTTAAAGCATTTTCCAAAATTAGTGGAAGCAGGACATGTGTTTGTCGCATTGCCGCCACTTTATCGTATTGACGTGGGTAAAGAAGTTTTTTATGCGCTGGATGAAGCTGAAAAAGATGCGATTTTGAAAAAACATGAAAATAGTCGTGGACAAAAATCAGTCACTCGCTTTAAAGGATTGGGGGAGATGAACCCGATTCAGCTTCGTGAAACAACAATGAGCGTGGATACTCGCCGATTAGTGCAATTAGTGGCGCCTAATGTGGAAGAAAAACAAGTGACAGAAACAGAGACAATGCTCGATTTTGTCATAGATTCAGAGGCTTTAGAGGATACTACAAATCCAATAGAAGTCTTTGATAAGCTCCTTGCACGTAATCAGCGTCAGGAGCGAAAAGAGTGGATTGAGAGCAATCATTTCCATCAAGAAGTTTAG
- the rdgC gene encoding recombination-associated protein RdgC: protein MRPFKNILIYKFDEPIEFDAHELAEMLSQYPLRDCGQDELETYGWLPAFSQGENLVEEMNNAYFIRLGMEIKKLPRRAIQTAVEKRAREHDIDILNRARYKELEEILTNEFISKVYPEQSSMMAYIDKEKNWLVVDATSEKKASLVTAVLRKSLGALPVVGYAPQVEIPLLMTDWVRSGLPSEKFGFLDEVEMKELSKDEGGVARYRGIPLDSKEIELNISEGWSVTKLGLSYEDIVTFSLGDNFILKRVRYLDQFQEKLELSEDQNAVAQSNAYLLAETMRSLVIDLYNLCYDRAEDDAL from the coding sequence ATGAGACCATTTAAGAATATATTGATCTATAAATTTGATGAGCCAATTGAGTTTGATGCTCACGAATTAGCAGAAATGTTATCACAATATCCTCTTCGAGATTGCGGGCAAGACGAGCTTGAGACTTATGGCTGGTTACCGGCATTCTCTCAAGGCGAAAATTTGGTGGAAGAGATGAATAATGCTTATTTTATTCGTCTAGGGATGGAGATTAAAAAGCTTCCTCGCCGCGCCATTCAAACAGCTGTTGAAAAAAGAGCGCGTGAACATGATATCGATATTCTTAATCGCGCTCGCTATAAAGAGCTTGAAGAGATTTTGACAAATGAGTTTATCTCAAAGGTCTATCCTGAGCAGAGCTCAATGATGGCTTATATTGATAAAGAGAAAAACTGGTTAGTCGTTGATGCAACAAGTGAGAAGAAAGCGTCACTTGTAACGGCTGTACTACGTAAGAGTTTGGGGGCACTTCCTGTTGTAGGATATGCGCCGCAAGTGGAAATCCCTCTTTTAATGACGGATTGGGTGAGAAGTGGTTTACCATCAGAAAAATTTGGATTTCTTGATGAAGTAGAGATGAAAGAGCTCTCAAAAGATGAAGGCGGTGTTGCACGCTATCGAGGGATTCCCCTTGATTCAAAAGAGATAGAGCTCAATATTTCAGAAGGTTGGAGCGTGACGAAGCTTGGGCTCTCTTATGAAGATATTGTGACATTTTCACTTGGGGATAATTTTATTTTAAAACGTGTACGTTATTTAGATCAATTTCAAGAAAAATTAGAGTTAAGTGAAGATCAAAATGCGGTGGCGCAATCGAATGCTTATCTTTTGGCAGAAACGATGCGTTCATTAGTCATTGATCTTTATAATCTCTGTTATGATCGTGCAGAAGATGATGCACTATAG
- the htpX gene encoding protease HtpX — MLKRFAFFTLTNIAVIAVVTIIMGILQALGIVPAGGTSTYAGLFIFCLVWGMGGSIFSLLISKWAAKRSMGVYIIEEPQNEFETWYVGVVTRQAETLGIKTPEIGIFEDPSPNAFATGATKNSSLVAINTGLINSMNKDELEAVIGHEMAHVANGDMVTMMLLQGVINAFVMFFARVLARVIASQVRSEVAGLVYFATTFVLQILFGILASLITSAFSRYREYRADEGGARLTSSAQMAAALEALKRGPEAADLEGEFAAFGISGKFGHLFSTHPPLEKRIEALQTVKS, encoded by the coding sequence ATGTTAAAGCGCTTTGCATTTTTTACATTAACGAATATTGCGGTGATCGCTGTCGTTACAATTATTATGGGTATTCTGCAAGCTCTTGGAATTGTTCCGGCTGGTGGAACCTCTACTTATGCAGGTTTATTTATTTTCTGTTTAGTATGGGGAATGGGAGGTTCAATATTTTCTTTATTGATCTCTAAATGGGCTGCAAAGCGATCCATGGGTGTTTATATTATTGAAGAACCACAAAATGAGTTTGAAACGTGGTATGTCGGAGTTGTGACTCGCCAAGCTGAAACTTTAGGGATTAAAACACCAGAAATTGGTATTTTTGAAGATCCAAGCCCAAATGCTTTTGCAACAGGCGCCACTAAAAACTCCTCTTTAGTAGCGATTAATACAGGGCTTATTAACTCTATGAATAAAGATGAGTTAGAAGCTGTTATTGGTCATGAAATGGCGCACGTTGCAAATGGCGATATGGTAACGATGATGCTTTTACAAGGGGTTATTAACGCCTTTGTGATGTTCTTTGCACGCGTATTAGCAAGAGTTATTGCTTCACAAGTAAGGTCAGAAGTTGCCGGATTAGTTTATTTTGCGACAACCTTTGTATTACAGATTTTATTTGGAATTTTGGCAAGCTTGATCACATCAGCATTTAGCCGTTATCGTGAATATCGTGCGGATGAAGGTGGTGCTCGTTTAACGTCTAGTGCTCAGATGGCAGCTGCGCTTGAAGCACTTAAGCGTGGGCCTGAAGCTGCGGATTTAGAAGGTGAGTTTGCGGCATTTGGGATTAGCGGTAAATTTGGACATTTATTTAGTACGCATCCTCCTTTAGAAAAGAGAATTGAAGCTTTACAGACGGTAAAATCTTAG
- the rlmD gene encoding 23S rRNA (uracil(1939)-C(5))-methyltransferase RlmD → MSRGPRRGRGRRNRVPSEPITVMIRDLAHDGRGVAKVDEKVIFVDGALPNEEVVANYTKVKKEYDEAQATEVLVASPDRVEPFCDVYGTCGGCRLQHLDADRQIDFKSEQLKTNLARQAGLTEYEHLPNLRGESQHYRFKARLGVKHVPAKERVLVGFRERLTPYIVDMHRCPILEEKIDSLIDPLSEMIGKLSIASKLPQIEVAVGDNSHALSFRVLEEPTAEDLEILKAFEIEHDLIVYLQPGNESTTTALSERGASDQALHYGLLDQLTLYFKPYHFTQVNPAMNNKMVKQALDLLDLQGDEKVLDLFCGLGNFTLALATKAGSVIGVEGDKSLTDWAGRNAEFNNIKNVEFHCADLTQDQKDAPWMNQKYDAILIDPPRSGAIEMMPYLGALAPKKILYVSCHPATLARDLAVLTKEYPYELISAGVMDMFPHTAHVESMALLVRKDA, encoded by the coding sequence GTGAGCAGAGGACCTAGACGAGGTAGAGGAAGACGTAATCGTGTTCCTTCTGAACCTATTACAGTAATGATTCGTGATTTAGCGCATGATGGTCGCGGCGTTGCGAAGGTTGATGAGAAAGTAATTTTTGTAGATGGTGCGCTTCCTAATGAAGAAGTTGTGGCAAATTATACAAAGGTTAAAAAAGAGTATGATGAAGCACAAGCAACAGAGGTTTTAGTTGCCTCACCTGATCGTGTTGAACCATTTTGTGATGTATATGGCACATGCGGTGGATGCCGTTTACAGCATTTAGATGCAGATCGTCAGATTGATTTTAAGTCAGAACAACTTAAAACAAACCTCGCACGCCAAGCAGGTTTAACAGAGTATGAGCATCTGCCAAATCTTCGTGGAGAATCGCAACACTATCGCTTTAAAGCACGTTTAGGAGTGAAGCATGTACCTGCAAAAGAGCGAGTACTTGTTGGCTTTAGAGAGCGTTTAACGCCTTATATTGTCGATATGCATCGTTGCCCGATTTTAGAAGAGAAGATCGATTCTTTGATTGACCCTCTTTCTGAAATGATTGGAAAGCTATCGATTGCTTCAAAACTCCCACAGATCGAAGTGGCGGTAGGGGATAACTCTCATGCATTGAGTTTTCGTGTATTAGAGGAACCCACAGCAGAAGATTTAGAAATTTTAAAAGCCTTTGAAATAGAACATGATTTAATCGTTTATTTACAGCCAGGTAATGAATCGACAACAACCGCATTATCTGAGCGCGGCGCATCTGATCAAGCATTACACTATGGTTTGTTAGATCAATTAACGCTCTACTTTAAGCCTTACCATTTCACGCAGGTCAATCCTGCGATGAATAATAAGATGGTGAAGCAAGCGCTCGATCTTTTAGATCTTCAAGGTGATGAGAAAGTTCTCGATCTTTTTTGTGGTCTTGGTAACTTTACCTTAGCACTTGCAACTAAAGCAGGTAGTGTGATTGGCGTCGAGGGGGATAAAAGTTTAACGGATTGGGCAGGACGCAATGCTGAATTTAATAATATTAAAAATGTTGAATTTCACTGCGCGGATTTAACGCAAGATCAAAAAGATGCGCCATGGATGAATCAAAAATATGATGCAATTTTAATTGATCCCCCAAGATCGGGAGCTATTGAGATGATGCCATATTTAGGGGCTTTAGCACCTAAGAAGATTCTCTATGTATCATGTCATCCGGCAACATTAGCAAGGGATTTAGCGGTTTTAACGAAAGAGTATCCTTATGAATTGATCTCAGCGGGTGTGATGGATATGTTCCCACATACGGCGCATGTTGAATCAATGGCACTTTTAGTTCGTAAAGACGCATAA
- a CDS encoding YkgJ family cysteine cluster protein, which translates to MTASSTDTLFFPCTSCGACCKYLHLAEELQEFDRGDGICIHLDETTNRCGIYETRPDICNIQTQYHLHYQETPWEDFVVENLQICEALQLDQQAKARFAESNAKIEKQTNKKD; encoded by the coding sequence ATGACAGCTTCCTCAACAGATACCCTCTTTTTTCCCTGTACTAGTTGCGGTGCTTGTTGTAAATATCTGCATCTAGCAGAAGAGCTACAAGAGTTTGATCGGGGAGATGGTATTTGCATCCATCTAGATGAAACAACAAATCGCTGCGGAATTTACGAAACTCGCCCCGATATCTGTAATATCCAAACTCAATATCATCTTCATTATCAAGAAACCCCTTGGGAAGATTTTGTAGTAGAAAATCTACAAATTTGTGAAGCCTTACAGCTTGATCAACAAGCCAAAGCAAGATTTGCCGAAAGCAATGCCAAAATTGAAAAACAGACCAATAAGAAAGATTAA